GGCTGACTGTGCCGGATGCGCGTAATCTTTGGCATGCGACGAACTCTGGATTGCGACCAACTCCGGCGTGTAGGGCACAGCCAGAAAGACCGCAACTGATAATGCAGCCATCGCGGCCAGTGCCGGAGGCCAAACCCTGGTTCCACTCGGCCGGTCTACATTCAGAATCTGAGCAATGCGCAACGAGGTCTGCCGCACGCGGCCCAGAACCGCCTGGGCCAACGTCAGTGCTCTTCCCTGCTGCATCTTCTTCGCCAAGACCTTCTCCGCCAACGATACCAGTGACGCCGCATAAGCTCTGGGGTTGGCCGTATGGGCCACAACCAGGTCGTCGCAAGCCATCTCGCGCTCCAGGGCGAGACATCTTTCGATCCACCAAACGGCAGGATGAAAGAAGAAAATTGCCTGCACGATTTTCTGCGCAAGGTTGGTCCAGTCGTCCCAGCGCCGAAGATGCGCCATCTCGTGCAGCAAAATTGCCTTGAGCTCTTCCACCGAGAGCTCATGCAGCGCCCAACTGGGAACGACAATCGCAGGCCGGAAAAATCCCAGAGCGGCAGGAACCCGAACGCGATCGGAGACGCAAAGCTTGACCCGGCGTTGTGCATTGAACTGGGCGAGAAGCTCGACCCCCAGAACCTGGATCCCCAGAACCTGAATCCCCAGAACCTGGATCAACGACGCATCCAGAGTTGACAGATCCACTTCCTGAGAATTGCGGCGCAGTTGCCGCACATGCCAGAGCGAGATCACGACTCTGCCGAGAAGCACCAGCACGACCGCAGCCCAGATCACAAATAAATAAACCGCCACGCTACTCGAGATCGTGAGCTGAGCATGGGGCGATCCGCTTGAAAATGCCGGTGAGCTTAGAAATGCCGGTGAACTTAATACTTGTGAACCAGGCCGCGCCAAAAACGGCAGCGCCACAATCGCCAGCAGGGTCCAGAACCATACTGCGAAGCGCGTCCCCGAATTGCGGGCGCCAAAAACGCGAAGAACGATCCAGCTTAAAGCAGCGATGGCCAGACCCCAGGCGATGGTGTTCAACACGCGTCCGGCTGAGACCTGGGCCACGGTTTCGAGATCGAGGACGCTCATTTTGCCTGGCTCCGTTCCAGCATCTCGCGCAATCGCTTTACTTCCTCATCCTCAAGATCGTCACCTTCCAGAATGTTCAAAACCAGGGCCTCATGCGAGTTGCGGAAGAAGCGGCTGACCAGGTGACGGATCTCGGCACGGGTAGCTTCTTTTTGTCCGATCCGCGGCTCGTAGATGTGCGCCCGGCCGTCCTTAATATGCTGGAGGTAACCCTTGCGTTCCAAAATACGAACCGTGGTCAGGACGGAGTTATAGGCAAGCGCCGGCTTGGCCGGCAGCCAGTCCAACACCTGCTGGACCGTGCCCGGCCCTTTCTGCCAAAGCACATCCATGATGCGCAGTTCGGCGCCGGTTAAGGTTGTGGATTGCTTCCGAGGCACCCGAATCCCCTAAAATTATTAGACCTTATTAGACTCACGAGGTTGCGGAACGTCAACTAAGTATTTAGTTGCTCCCGGACCCGGAATGGTTGCTTTGGAAATACAGTAGTTGCTTTTGAAATACAGCACCACCGCGGATTCCACGGATCACGCGGATTCTTCAAGAAGTAGTTCAATCGTCTTTTTAGGTTGGGCTGAAATTTCACGTGTATTGCTTTGTGCCCTTCGTGTTTCATTCCTTCGTGTCCTTTGTTTGTTAAACAAAGATTCTGGACTTTCCCCGCGCACAAGTGTAGGATGTTGGGCAAATGTAAGTAAGCACATACTTACATTGCCGGTGAGGTCACGATGAAGCCAGACAGGATTCGTTTACTCACGCTTTCAACCACAGTATTGCTGCTATCGCTCGGGGCTTTAGTTCTAGAAACGCAGAATCTGGAAGCCCAGACTTCTCGCACCCAGACTGCAGGGGCCCAGAATGCACCGATGCAGAATCCAGCGATGCAGAGTATGCAGCCGCCGCCACTGCCCGCTGCTGCGGGAGTCCAGCCGCCCGCCCAAACTTCGTCGACATCTTCTTTGCCATACGGGATGGGTCAGGCTCCGATCCCGGCACCTCCCATCCTGCCTCCAGCCTCGTGGT
The DNA window shown above is from Terriglobales bacterium and carries:
- a CDS encoding M56 family metallopeptidase is translated as MSVLDLETVAQVSAGRVLNTIAWGLAIAALSWIVLRVFGARNSGTRFAVWFWTLLAIVALPFLARPGSQVLSSPAFLSSPAFSSGSPHAQLTISSSVAVYLFVIWAAVVLVLLGRVVISLWHVRQLRRNSQEVDLSTLDASLIQVLGIQVLGIQVLGVELLAQFNAQRRVKLCVSDRVRVPAALGFFRPAIVVPSWALHELSVEELKAILLHEMAHLRRWDDWTNLAQKIVQAIFFFHPAVWWIERCLALEREMACDDLVVAHTANPRAYAASLVSLAEKVLAKKMQQGRALTLAQAVLGRVRQTSLRIAQILNVDRPSGTRVWPPALAAMAALSVAVFLAVPYTPELVAIQSSSHAKDYAHPAQSADAGRMDSLRAAPSTALAQIDADANVDANTPRPTLVRFNTSRLVVPVCAKMMKTAGAGVKPNGIVGPPMVVFVQSASFDTASDAGVWRVRVWRVTVRSIGGEQVQTTIVMNSI
- a CDS encoding BlaI/MecI/CopY family transcriptional regulator, translating into MPRKQSTTLTGAELRIMDVLWQKGPGTVQQVLDWLPAKPALAYNSVLTTVRILERKGYLQHIKDGRAHIYEPRIGQKEATRAEIRHLVSRFFRNSHEALVLNILEGDDLEDEEVKRLREMLERSQAK